From one Lycium ferocissimum isolate CSIRO_LF1 chromosome 5, AGI_CSIRO_Lferr_CH_V1, whole genome shotgun sequence genomic stretch:
- the LOC132057274 gene encoding valine--tRNA ligase, mitochondrial 1 isoform X2, with translation MAESESKSQETVKNCKPEVRMSEGKQLTPEELEKKKKKEEKAREKELKKLKAAQKAEAAKQAQASSNVSKTAKKKSSKKDGGEDNPEDFVDPETPLGEKKRLSREMAKTFNPSAVEKSWYSWWEKSNFFVADPNSSKPPFVIVLPPPNVTGALHIGHALTAAIEDTIIRWRRMSGYNTLWVPGMDHAGIATQVVVEKKIMRERNLSRHDIGRENFVAEVWNWKNEYGGTILQQLRRLGASLDWSRECFTMDEKRSKAVTEAFVRLSNEGLIYRAPRMVHWDCVLRTAISDIEVEYTDIKERTLLNVPGYEEPVEFGLLTSFAYPLEGGLGEIVVATTRTETMLGDTAIAIHPEDKRYSHLHGKFAIHPFNGRKLPIVCDEILVDMNFGTGAVKITPAHDPNDFEVGQRHKLEFISIFTDDGNINSNAGPAFEGMPRFKARVAVTEALKEKGLYRGAKNNEMRLGICSRSNDVVEPLIKPQWFVNCQIMAKQALDAVMDDDNRKLEIIPKQYSAEWKRWLENIRDWCISRQLWWGHRIPAWYVTLRDDKQKEFGVCDDHWIVARNEEEARDLAHRKFSGKEIVELSQDPDVLDTWFSSGLFPLSVLGWPDDTPDFKTFYPTSVLETGHDILFFWVARMVMLGIKLGGDVPFSKVYLHPMIRDAHGRKMSKSLGNVVDPLEVINGITLNGLHKRLKEGNLDAKEFERAKEGQAKDFPNGIPECGADALRFALVSYTAQSDKINLDIQRVVGYRQWCNKLWNAIRFAMSKLGEDYTPPTKIVPHEMPFSCQWILSALNKAIGKTVSSLEAYDFSDAATTVYSWWQFQLCDVFIEVIKPYFAGDNPEFVSARRFAQDTLWLCLDNGLRLLHPFMPFVTEELWQRLPASGDSIKKESIVISDYPSIVESWNNDIVEAGMEKVSSIVKGLRSKRALLPPKERFARREAFVLCRTNDTVEIIKSRELEISTLATLSSLKVSSDSDAAPTQWLTEVVDESVTVFLEEKGSISNPEAEVERLKKKKEETRKQYQSLTKIMSASGYKEKVPANVHEENTSKLGVLKQELESFEENIERLIRQMEAL, from the exons ATG GCTGAGTCGGAGAGTAAATCACAGGAGACAGTGAAAAATTGCAAACCGGAGGTAAGAATGT CAGAGGGAAAGCAATTAACACCTGAAGAGctcgaaaagaaaaagaaaaaggaagaaaag GCTAGAGAGAAAGAGCTGAAAAAACTCAAAGCTGCACAAAAGGCGGAAGCAGCAAAACAG GCACAAGCCAGCTCCAATGTGTCAAAGACTGCCAAGAAGAAGAGCTCAAAAAAGGATGGTGGAGAAGATAATCCTGAGGATTTTGTTGATCCGGAAACACCTTTGGGGGAGAAGAAGAGGCTCTCCCGTGAAatggcaaagacttttaatCCCAGTGCTGTAGAGAAATC GTGGTATTCGTGGTGGGAAAAGTCCAATTTCTTCGTTGCAGACCCAAACAGCTCTAAACCACCTTTTGTGATT GTCTTGCCCCCACCAAATGTAACAGGTGCTCTTCATATAGGACATGCACTCACTGCTGCCATCGAG GATACTATTATTCGTTGGCGTAGAATGTCTGGATACAATACCTTGTGGGTCCCCGGGATGGATCATGCTGGGATCGCAACACAG GTTGTTGTGGAGAAGAAGATCATGCGGGAAAGGAATTTGTCTAGACATGATATTGGTCGGGAGAACTTTGTAGCTGAA GTCTGGAATTGGAAGAATGAGTATGGGGGTACTATACTGCAGCAATTACGCCGCCTGGGTGCATCACTTGATTGGTCTCGTGAG TGCTTTACCATGGATGAGAAGAGGTCTAAGGCTGTTACTGAAGCATTTGTTAGGCTTTCCAATGAAGGTCTTATATACAG GGCTCCACGTATGGTGCACTGGGATTGTGTCTTGCGTACTGCTATATCTGATATTGAG GTTGAATATACAGACATCAAAGAGAGGACTCTACTGAATGTTCCCGGATATGAAGAGCCTGTGGAGTTTGGGCTGCTGACATCATTTGCTTACCCCTTAGAAGGTGGTCTTGGTGAAATTGTTGTGGCAACCACCAGAACTGAAACTATGCTTGGTGATACTGCAATTGCTATACATCCTGAAGACAAAAGATACAGTCATCTTCATGGGAAATTTGCTATTCATCCATTCAATGGAAGAAAGCTTCCAATAGTTTGTGATGAAATACTTGTAGATATGAACTTTGGGACTGGTGCTGTTAAG ATAACTCCAGCCCATGATCCAAATGATTTTGAGGTTGGACAGCGTCACAAGCTTGAATTCATAAGTATTTTTACCGATGATGGGAATATAAATAGCAATGCGGGTCCAGCCTTTGAAGGGATGCCTCGTTTCAAAGCTCGTGTCGCTGTGACAGAagctttaaaagaaaaa GGTCTCTACAGGGGTGCTAAGAATAATGAGATGCGCCTTGGGATTTGTTCAAGAAGCAATGATGTCGTGGAACCGCTTATAAAGCCCCAGTGGTTTGTCAACTGCCAGATTATGGCCAAGCAGGCTTTGGATGCTgttatggatgatgataatcGGAAACTGGAGATCATCCCAAAGCAATATTCTGCAGAATGGAAAAG ATGGCTTGAGAATATTCGTGATTGGTGCATCTCGAGGCAACTCTGGTGGGGTCATCGCATTCCTGCTTGGTATGTGACACTTCGTGATGATAAGCAGAAGGAATTTGGTGTCTGTGATGATCATTGGATTGTTGctagaaatgaagaagaagctCGAGATTTGGCTCATAGGAAATTTTCGGGGAAGGAGATTGTTGAGCTCTCTCAGGATCCAGATGTGCTAGATACCTGGTTTTCGTCTGGTCTTTTTCCGTTATCTGTATTGGGGTGGCCAGATGATACTCcagatttcaaaacattttaTCCAACTTCAGTTCTTGAAACCGGACATGATATTCTCTTCTTCTGGGTTGCACGTATGGTGATGCTGGGAATAAAGCTTGGAGGTGATGTACCATTTTCAAAG GTTTATCTGCATCCAATGATCCGCGATGCTCATGGGCGTAAGATGTCCAAGTCGTTGGGAAATGTTGTTGACCCTCTTGAAGTTATTAATGGGATTACCCTTAATGGTCTTCATAAGAGATTAAAGGAGGGTAACCTGGACGCCAAAGAATTTGAGAGGGCAAAAGAGGGACAGGCAAAGGACTTCCCTAATGGTATTCCTGAATGCGGTGCAGATGCTCTTCGATTTGCCCTTGTCTCATACACTGCCCAG TCCGATAAGATCAATCTTGATATCCAGAGAGTGGTTGGGTATCGTCAATGGTGTAACAAACTGTGGAATGCCATTAGGTTTGCCATGAGTAAACTGGGTGAAGATTACACCCCTCCAACAAAGATAGTTCCTCATGAAATGCCTTTTAGCTGCCAGTGGATACTCTCAGCACTTAACAAGGCCATAGGGAAAACTGTCTCATCCCTGGAAGCTTATGATTTCTCCGATGCAGCAACAACGGTATATTCGTGGTGGCAGTTTCAGTTGTGTGACGTGTTTATAGAAGTAATCAAGCCATATTTTGCTGGTGATAATCCAGAATTTGTATCTGCAAGAAGATTTGCTCAAGATACCTTGTGGCTTTGTTTAGATAACGGGTTGAGATTACTCCATCCATTTATGCCATTTGTTACTGAAGAACTGTGGCAGCGCCTTCCTGCTAGTGGGGATTCTATAAAGAAAGAATCTATAGTGATAAGTGATTATCCTTCAATTGTAGAG AGCTGGAATAATGATATAGTGGAAGCTGGGATGGAAAAGGTGTCATCAATTGTTAAAGGCCTTAGATCAAAGAGGGCATTGTTGCCTCCAAAGGAGAGATTTGCAAG GCGAGAAGCATTTGTGCTTTGCCGGACAAATGATACTGTGGAGATCATAAAAAGCCGCGAACTCGAGATCTCTACTCTAGCTACACTGTCATCTTTGAAG GTCTCAAGTGACAGTGATGCAGCTCCCACTCAGTGGCTGACAGAAGTTGTGGATGAATCTGTCACTGTTTTTCTTGAGGAAAAAGGGTCTATCAGTAACCCAGAGGCTGAAGTTGAAAGgctcaaaaagaagaaagaagagacgAGGAA GCAATATCAAAGCTTAACCAAAATCATGAGCGCCTCTGGCTACAAAGAGAAAGTTCCGGCTAACGTCCATGAAGAAAATACATCGAAACTTGGTGTCCTCAAGCAAGAACTGGAATCATTCGAAGAAAATATTGAGCGTCTCATACGTCAAATGGAAGCACTATAA
- the LOC132057274 gene encoding valine--tRNA ligase, mitochondrial 1 isoform X1: MAESESKSQETVKNCKPEAATAAEGKQLTPEELEKKKKKEEKAREKELKKLKAAQKAEAAKQAQASSNVSKTAKKKSSKKDGGEDNPEDFVDPETPLGEKKRLSREMAKTFNPSAVEKSWYSWWEKSNFFVADPNSSKPPFVIVLPPPNVTGALHIGHALTAAIEDTIIRWRRMSGYNTLWVPGMDHAGIATQVVVEKKIMRERNLSRHDIGRENFVAEVWNWKNEYGGTILQQLRRLGASLDWSRECFTMDEKRSKAVTEAFVRLSNEGLIYRAPRMVHWDCVLRTAISDIEVEYTDIKERTLLNVPGYEEPVEFGLLTSFAYPLEGGLGEIVVATTRTETMLGDTAIAIHPEDKRYSHLHGKFAIHPFNGRKLPIVCDEILVDMNFGTGAVKITPAHDPNDFEVGQRHKLEFISIFTDDGNINSNAGPAFEGMPRFKARVAVTEALKEKGLYRGAKNNEMRLGICSRSNDVVEPLIKPQWFVNCQIMAKQALDAVMDDDNRKLEIIPKQYSAEWKRWLENIRDWCISRQLWWGHRIPAWYVTLRDDKQKEFGVCDDHWIVARNEEEARDLAHRKFSGKEIVELSQDPDVLDTWFSSGLFPLSVLGWPDDTPDFKTFYPTSVLETGHDILFFWVARMVMLGIKLGGDVPFSKVYLHPMIRDAHGRKMSKSLGNVVDPLEVINGITLNGLHKRLKEGNLDAKEFERAKEGQAKDFPNGIPECGADALRFALVSYTAQSDKINLDIQRVVGYRQWCNKLWNAIRFAMSKLGEDYTPPTKIVPHEMPFSCQWILSALNKAIGKTVSSLEAYDFSDAATTVYSWWQFQLCDVFIEVIKPYFAGDNPEFVSARRFAQDTLWLCLDNGLRLLHPFMPFVTEELWQRLPASGDSIKKESIVISDYPSIVESWNNDIVEAGMEKVSSIVKGLRSKRALLPPKERFARREAFVLCRTNDTVEIIKSRELEISTLATLSSLKVSSDSDAAPTQWLTEVVDESVTVFLEEKGSISNPEAEVERLKKKKEETRKQYQSLTKIMSASGYKEKVPANVHEENTSKLGVLKQELESFEENIERLIRQMEAL; this comes from the exons ATG GCTGAGTCGGAGAGTAAATCACAGGAGACAGTGAAAAATTGCAAACCGGAG GCGGCGACAGCAGCAGAGGGAAAGCAATTAACACCTGAAGAGctcgaaaagaaaaagaaaaaggaagaaaag GCTAGAGAGAAAGAGCTGAAAAAACTCAAAGCTGCACAAAAGGCGGAAGCAGCAAAACAG GCACAAGCCAGCTCCAATGTGTCAAAGACTGCCAAGAAGAAGAGCTCAAAAAAGGATGGTGGAGAAGATAATCCTGAGGATTTTGTTGATCCGGAAACACCTTTGGGGGAGAAGAAGAGGCTCTCCCGTGAAatggcaaagacttttaatCCCAGTGCTGTAGAGAAATC GTGGTATTCGTGGTGGGAAAAGTCCAATTTCTTCGTTGCAGACCCAAACAGCTCTAAACCACCTTTTGTGATT GTCTTGCCCCCACCAAATGTAACAGGTGCTCTTCATATAGGACATGCACTCACTGCTGCCATCGAG GATACTATTATTCGTTGGCGTAGAATGTCTGGATACAATACCTTGTGGGTCCCCGGGATGGATCATGCTGGGATCGCAACACAG GTTGTTGTGGAGAAGAAGATCATGCGGGAAAGGAATTTGTCTAGACATGATATTGGTCGGGAGAACTTTGTAGCTGAA GTCTGGAATTGGAAGAATGAGTATGGGGGTACTATACTGCAGCAATTACGCCGCCTGGGTGCATCACTTGATTGGTCTCGTGAG TGCTTTACCATGGATGAGAAGAGGTCTAAGGCTGTTACTGAAGCATTTGTTAGGCTTTCCAATGAAGGTCTTATATACAG GGCTCCACGTATGGTGCACTGGGATTGTGTCTTGCGTACTGCTATATCTGATATTGAG GTTGAATATACAGACATCAAAGAGAGGACTCTACTGAATGTTCCCGGATATGAAGAGCCTGTGGAGTTTGGGCTGCTGACATCATTTGCTTACCCCTTAGAAGGTGGTCTTGGTGAAATTGTTGTGGCAACCACCAGAACTGAAACTATGCTTGGTGATACTGCAATTGCTATACATCCTGAAGACAAAAGATACAGTCATCTTCATGGGAAATTTGCTATTCATCCATTCAATGGAAGAAAGCTTCCAATAGTTTGTGATGAAATACTTGTAGATATGAACTTTGGGACTGGTGCTGTTAAG ATAACTCCAGCCCATGATCCAAATGATTTTGAGGTTGGACAGCGTCACAAGCTTGAATTCATAAGTATTTTTACCGATGATGGGAATATAAATAGCAATGCGGGTCCAGCCTTTGAAGGGATGCCTCGTTTCAAAGCTCGTGTCGCTGTGACAGAagctttaaaagaaaaa GGTCTCTACAGGGGTGCTAAGAATAATGAGATGCGCCTTGGGATTTGTTCAAGAAGCAATGATGTCGTGGAACCGCTTATAAAGCCCCAGTGGTTTGTCAACTGCCAGATTATGGCCAAGCAGGCTTTGGATGCTgttatggatgatgataatcGGAAACTGGAGATCATCCCAAAGCAATATTCTGCAGAATGGAAAAG ATGGCTTGAGAATATTCGTGATTGGTGCATCTCGAGGCAACTCTGGTGGGGTCATCGCATTCCTGCTTGGTATGTGACACTTCGTGATGATAAGCAGAAGGAATTTGGTGTCTGTGATGATCATTGGATTGTTGctagaaatgaagaagaagctCGAGATTTGGCTCATAGGAAATTTTCGGGGAAGGAGATTGTTGAGCTCTCTCAGGATCCAGATGTGCTAGATACCTGGTTTTCGTCTGGTCTTTTTCCGTTATCTGTATTGGGGTGGCCAGATGATACTCcagatttcaaaacattttaTCCAACTTCAGTTCTTGAAACCGGACATGATATTCTCTTCTTCTGGGTTGCACGTATGGTGATGCTGGGAATAAAGCTTGGAGGTGATGTACCATTTTCAAAG GTTTATCTGCATCCAATGATCCGCGATGCTCATGGGCGTAAGATGTCCAAGTCGTTGGGAAATGTTGTTGACCCTCTTGAAGTTATTAATGGGATTACCCTTAATGGTCTTCATAAGAGATTAAAGGAGGGTAACCTGGACGCCAAAGAATTTGAGAGGGCAAAAGAGGGACAGGCAAAGGACTTCCCTAATGGTATTCCTGAATGCGGTGCAGATGCTCTTCGATTTGCCCTTGTCTCATACACTGCCCAG TCCGATAAGATCAATCTTGATATCCAGAGAGTGGTTGGGTATCGTCAATGGTGTAACAAACTGTGGAATGCCATTAGGTTTGCCATGAGTAAACTGGGTGAAGATTACACCCCTCCAACAAAGATAGTTCCTCATGAAATGCCTTTTAGCTGCCAGTGGATACTCTCAGCACTTAACAAGGCCATAGGGAAAACTGTCTCATCCCTGGAAGCTTATGATTTCTCCGATGCAGCAACAACGGTATATTCGTGGTGGCAGTTTCAGTTGTGTGACGTGTTTATAGAAGTAATCAAGCCATATTTTGCTGGTGATAATCCAGAATTTGTATCTGCAAGAAGATTTGCTCAAGATACCTTGTGGCTTTGTTTAGATAACGGGTTGAGATTACTCCATCCATTTATGCCATTTGTTACTGAAGAACTGTGGCAGCGCCTTCCTGCTAGTGGGGATTCTATAAAGAAAGAATCTATAGTGATAAGTGATTATCCTTCAATTGTAGAG AGCTGGAATAATGATATAGTGGAAGCTGGGATGGAAAAGGTGTCATCAATTGTTAAAGGCCTTAGATCAAAGAGGGCATTGTTGCCTCCAAAGGAGAGATTTGCAAG GCGAGAAGCATTTGTGCTTTGCCGGACAAATGATACTGTGGAGATCATAAAAAGCCGCGAACTCGAGATCTCTACTCTAGCTACACTGTCATCTTTGAAG GTCTCAAGTGACAGTGATGCAGCTCCCACTCAGTGGCTGACAGAAGTTGTGGATGAATCTGTCACTGTTTTTCTTGAGGAAAAAGGGTCTATCAGTAACCCAGAGGCTGAAGTTGAAAGgctcaaaaagaagaaagaagagacgAGGAA GCAATATCAAAGCTTAACCAAAATCATGAGCGCCTCTGGCTACAAAGAGAAAGTTCCGGCTAACGTCCATGAAGAAAATACATCGAAACTTGGTGTCCTCAAGCAAGAACTGGAATCATTCGAAGAAAATATTGAGCGTCTCATACGTCAAATGGAAGCACTATAA